A genomic stretch from Schaalia odontolytica includes:
- the metE gene encoding 5-methyltetrahydropteroyltriglutamate--homocysteine S-methyltransferase, translating into MSAAPAQFPTATILAYPRIGRGRELKRALEARWAGRITEAELTQAANDLRKANLARLVELGLNPTDASLADAPSLYDHVLDATILLGAIPPRFDGRTGLDLYFALARGDDKVGPEEMTKWFDTNYHYLVPEIGPDTPLRFADDTVTRRFIDAREWGYVTRPVLVGPVTYLALAKADPATPDFDPLTRIDEAVAAYEEALASLHAAGAPWVQLDEPALTSDNLSRTRVELGELAARVYERLAAATERPQILLTTPYGDASHALPALAKTGVEALHVDTLRGSLPEGADLSGVTLVVGAVDGRYIWRADLAELREILKRAQSLGAARVTVATSNSLQHVPHDTALETWDDATLDENLHAWLAFADQKVVEVVALARGVDQGWEVIDAEVAEATRILEERAAAPGVVRPEVRSRTAALTDADRTREPYLEREAAQTERLHLPALPTTTIGSFPQTTEIRKARAANARGELSDADYEARMREEIASVITLQEELGLDMLVHGEAERNDMVQYFAELLDGFAATRNGWVQSYGSRCTRPSVLWGDVSRPAPMTVGWTSYAQSLSDKPVKGMLTGPVTIIAWSFPRNDLALGEIADQIGLALRDEVSDLEAAGIAAIQVDEPALRELLPLDADRHADYLNWSVGSFRLATSSVRPDTQIHTHLCYSEFGQIIDAIKGLDADVTSIEAARSKMEVVPELAEAGFDHGIGPGVWDIHAPRVPGTEELAELIGLAADAVPVSRLWVNPDCGLKTRGYEETKASLDNLVSATRQVRAQRGLES; encoded by the coding sequence ATGTCCGCTGCCCCCGCGCAGTTTCCCACAGCCACGATCCTGGCCTATCCGCGTATCGGACGCGGCCGCGAGCTCAAGCGTGCGCTCGAGGCCCGTTGGGCCGGGCGCATCACCGAGGCCGAGCTGACCCAGGCCGCCAACGATCTGCGCAAGGCCAACCTCGCGCGCCTCGTCGAGCTTGGCCTGAACCCCACCGATGCCTCCCTGGCCGACGCGCCCTCCCTCTACGACCACGTCCTGGACGCCACGATCCTCCTGGGTGCCATTCCGCCGCGCTTCGACGGCCGTACTGGCCTGGACCTTTACTTCGCGCTCGCCCGCGGCGACGACAAGGTCGGACCCGAAGAGATGACGAAGTGGTTCGACACGAACTACCACTACCTCGTCCCCGAGATCGGCCCCGACACGCCCCTGCGTTTCGCCGACGACACGGTCACCCGCCGCTTCATCGACGCCCGCGAATGGGGCTACGTGACCCGTCCCGTCCTGGTCGGCCCCGTCACCTACCTGGCGCTGGCCAAGGCCGACCCCGCCACCCCCGACTTCGACCCGCTCACCCGCATCGACGAGGCCGTGGCCGCGTACGAAGAGGCGCTTGCCTCCCTCCACGCCGCGGGCGCCCCGTGGGTCCAGCTCGACGAGCCGGCCCTGACCTCCGATAACCTCTCGCGCACCCGCGTCGAGCTGGGCGAGCTGGCCGCCCGCGTCTACGAGCGCTTGGCCGCCGCCACAGAGCGTCCCCAGATCCTGCTCACCACCCCCTACGGCGACGCCTCCCACGCGTTGCCCGCCCTGGCGAAGACCGGCGTCGAGGCCCTGCACGTCGACACGCTGCGCGGCTCGCTGCCCGAGGGCGCGGACCTGTCGGGCGTCACCCTCGTCGTCGGTGCCGTCGACGGCCGCTACATCTGGCGCGCCGACCTGGCCGAGCTGCGTGAGATCCTCAAGCGCGCGCAGTCCCTGGGTGCCGCCCGCGTCACCGTCGCGACGTCCAACTCCCTCCAGCACGTGCCCCACGATACCGCGCTGGAGACCTGGGACGATGCGACCCTCGACGAGAACCTGCACGCCTGGCTCGCCTTCGCTGACCAAAAGGTTGTCGAGGTTGTCGCCCTCGCCCGTGGCGTGGACCAGGGCTGGGAGGTCATCGACGCAGAGGTCGCCGAGGCCACCCGAATCCTGGAAGAACGCGCCGCCGCCCCCGGCGTCGTGCGCCCCGAGGTCCGCAGCCGCACCGCTGCCCTAACCGACGCCGACCGCACCCGCGAGCCCTATCTCGAGCGCGAGGCGGCGCAGACCGAGCGCCTGCACCTGCCTGCGCTGCCCACGACGACCATCGGTTCCTTCCCGCAGACCACCGAGATTCGCAAGGCCCGTGCGGCCAACGCGCGCGGCGAATTGTCCGACGCGGACTACGAGGCACGCATGCGCGAGGAGATCGCATCGGTCATCACGCTCCAGGAGGAGCTGGGACTCGACATGCTCGTTCACGGAGAGGCCGAGCGTAACGACATGGTTCAGTACTTCGCCGAGCTGCTCGACGGCTTCGCGGCCACCCGCAACGGCTGGGTGCAGTCCTACGGCTCGCGCTGCACGCGCCCGTCCGTCCTGTGGGGTGACGTCTCGCGTCCCGCGCCCATGACCGTGGGATGGACCAGCTACGCGCAGTCGCTGTCGGACAAGCCCGTCAAGGGCATGCTCACCGGCCCCGTCACCATCATTGCGTGGTCCTTCCCGCGCAACGACCTGGCGCTCGGCGAGATCGCCGACCAGATCGGCCTGGCACTGCGCGACGAAGTGTCCGACCTCGAGGCCGCCGGCATCGCCGCCATCCAGGTGGACGAACCCGCCCTGCGCGAGCTGTTGCCCCTGGACGCCGACCGCCACGCCGACTACCTCAACTGGTCCGTGGGTTCCTTCCGCCTGGCCACCTCCTCGGTGCGTCCCGACACCCAGATCCACACGCACCTGTGCTATTCCGAGTTCGGCCAGATCATCGACGCCATCAAGGGGTTGGATGCCGACGTCACCTCGATCGAGGCAGCGCGCTCCAAGATGGAGGTCGTACCCGAGCTGGCCGAGGCCGGCTTCGACCACGGCATCGGCCCCGGCGTGTGGGACATCCACGCCCCCCGCGTCCCCGGCACCGAGGAGCTCGCCGAGCTCATTGGCCTGGCCGCCGACGCCGTGCCGGTCTCACGCCTGTGGGTCAACCCCGACTGCGGTCTTAAGACCCGTGGCTACGAGGAAACGAAGGCGTCGCTGGACAATCTTGTCTCTGCTACTCGGCAAGTGCGTGCCCAGCGCGGCCTGGAGAGCTGA
- the cysK gene encoding cysteine synthase A, translated as MARIASTVADLIGATPLVRINHVAGDGVDVVAKVEAFNPASSVKDRIARSIIDAAEASGALAPGGTIVEATSGNTGIALSMVGAARGYKVVIVMPASMSVERRAIVRAFGAELVLTDPKGGVSAAVAEAERIASERPGAIIASQFANPANPAAHVAHTGEEIWADTDGQVDVFVAGVGTGGTISGVAKVLKAKNPHVRIIAVQPAESPLLTGGTPGPHGIQGLMPNFVPETFDADIVDEVISVETAHALEFARRAAAEEGLLVGISSGAALAGTAAVAARPELAGKKIVTLLPDTGERYLSTALFAGLED; from the coding sequence ATGGCTCGTATTGCCTCCACCGTCGCCGATCTGATCGGCGCCACCCCCCTCGTCCGAATCAACCACGTGGCCGGTGACGGCGTCGACGTGGTCGCCAAGGTCGAGGCCTTTAATCCGGCTTCCTCCGTGAAGGACCGCATCGCCCGTTCGATCATCGACGCGGCCGAGGCCTCGGGTGCTCTCGCCCCCGGCGGCACAATCGTCGAGGCAACTTCCGGTAACACGGGCATCGCCCTGTCGATGGTGGGCGCGGCCCGCGGCTACAAGGTCGTCATCGTCATGCCCGCCTCGATGTCCGTCGAGCGCCGCGCGATCGTGCGCGCATTCGGCGCCGAACTGGTCCTCACCGACCCCAAGGGCGGCGTCTCCGCAGCCGTCGCAGAGGCAGAGCGCATCGCCTCCGAGCGTCCCGGCGCCATCATCGCCTCCCAGTTCGCCAACCCCGCAAACCCCGCCGCGCACGTGGCGCACACGGGCGAGGAAATCTGGGCTGACACCGACGGCCAGGTCGACGTCTTCGTTGCCGGCGTGGGCACGGGTGGCACCATCTCGGGCGTCGCGAAGGTCCTCAAGGCCAAGAACCCGCACGTGCGCATCATCGCCGTTCAGCCCGCCGAGTCTCCTTTGCTGACCGGCGGCACGCCCGGCCCACACGGCATCCAGGGCCTCATGCCCAACTTCGTGCCCGAGACCTTCGACGCGGACATCGTCGACGAGGTCATCTCCGTAGAGACCGCCCACGCGCTTGAGTTCGCGCGCCGCGCCGCCGCCGAGGAGGGCCTGCTTGTGGGCATCTCGTCGGGCGCTGCCCTCGCCGGCACCGCTGCGGTCGCTGCTCGCCCTGAGCTGGCCGGCAAGAAG
- a CDS encoding YigZ family protein, with translation MSALRTLASGTLLTHEIEIKRSRFITTLARTDTPEEARELIDAVKSEHPQARHNCSAYLIDPPDAAPLQHSSDDGEPSGTAGTPMLEALRASDTWNATAVVTRYFGGILLGGGGLVRAYSTSVSEALANAPIAYLVGRDVLETQLNPGDAGRIEAELRGRGATIVDTIWGANVTLRVAIDPAARESIEACLAQASSGVAKFRYVETRRIELDEAENAG, from the coding sequence ATGTCCGCTCTTCGCACGCTTGCCTCCGGCACGCTTCTCACCCACGAGATCGAGATCAAGCGTTCCCGGTTTATCACGACGCTGGCCAGGACGGACACCCCCGAGGAGGCCCGCGAGCTCATCGACGCGGTTAAGTCCGAGCATCCTCAGGCCCGCCACAACTGCTCCGCTTACCTCATTGATCCGCCGGACGCCGCACCGCTGCAGCACTCCTCGGACGACGGAGAGCCCTCGGGCACGGCGGGCACCCCGATGCTCGAGGCGCTGCGCGCCTCCGACACATGGAACGCCACGGCGGTGGTCACCCGCTACTTCGGCGGCATCCTCCTGGGCGGAGGCGGCCTTGTGCGCGCCTACTCAACGTCTGTCTCCGAAGCCCTCGCCAATGCCCCCATCGCCTACCTGGTCGGGCGAGACGTCCTCGAAACACAGCTGAACCCCGGTGACGCGGGGCGCATCGAGGCCGAGCTGCGTGGGCGCGGAGCCACGATCGTCGACACCATCTGGGGCGCGAACGTGACGCTGCGCGTCGCGATCGATCCGGCCGCCCGCGAATCGATTGAGGCATGCCTGGCCCAGGCCTCGTCCGGTGTTGCAAAGTTTCGCTACGTGGAAACACGTCGGATTGAACTAGACGAGGCCGAGAACGCGGGATGA
- the rpmF gene encoding 50S ribosomal protein L32, which translates to MAVPKRKMSRANTRTRRSTWKADLTELNTVKVAGREIRVPRRLAKAYKNGLLDIEG; encoded by the coding sequence ATGGCAGTTCCCAAGCGCAAGATGTCCCGTGCGAACACCCGCACCCGCCGGTCTACCTGGAAGGCTGATCTTACCGAGCTGAACACCGTCAAGGTTGCCGGCCGTGAGATCCGCGTGCCCCGCCGCCTGGCCAAGGCCTACAAGAACGGCCTCCTGGACATCGAGGGCTGA
- the ilvA gene encoding threonine ammonia-lyase IlvA translates to MTASSRATSPTDIRQAATALEGVAVRTNLDRSERLSDEAGVDILLKREDQQKCRSFKVRGAYARMSLLSPAERERGVVCASAGNHAQGLAYACAHLGVRGTIYLPSNTPRQKRRRIATIGGQWVEQVIVDGTFDRANALAQEAARATDRTYVHPYDDPFTIAGQGTIGVELEEQMPEDTAAILIPVGGGGLIAGIATWLRANRPEVKIIGVEPAGAASMHAALEAGQPMSLAKVDPFVDGTAVGRTGALPFHIASQFVDSVLVVPEGAVCTEMLELYQSDGVIAEPAGALASTAAHVYLTDPADRKALLGRSDGAIVCVVSGGNNDLTRYAEVMERSLRHEGLRHYFLVTFPQQPGMLRVFLSDVLGPADDIVHFEYTKKNNRELGPALVGIDLSNPDDIDGLRHRMESSPLHVEELPLDSEITRLVI, encoded by the coding sequence ATGACCGCTAGTTCTCGCGCGACCTCACCCACAGACATCCGCCAAGCCGCCACCGCGCTGGAGGGGGTTGCCGTTCGCACGAACCTGGATCGTTCTGAGCGCCTGTCCGATGAGGCCGGCGTCGACATCTTGCTCAAGCGCGAGGACCAGCAAAAGTGCCGTTCCTTCAAGGTGCGCGGTGCCTACGCGCGCATGTCGCTCCTGTCCCCCGCCGAGCGCGAGCGCGGCGTCGTGTGCGCGTCGGCCGGTAACCACGCGCAAGGACTGGCCTACGCCTGCGCCCACCTGGGTGTACGCGGCACCATCTACCTGCCCTCGAACACGCCTCGCCAGAAGCGCCGCCGTATCGCCACGATCGGCGGTCAGTGGGTCGAGCAGGTCATCGTCGACGGCACGTTCGACCGCGCAAACGCACTCGCTCAGGAGGCGGCGCGCGCGACCGACCGCACCTACGTCCATCCCTACGACGATCCCTTCACGATCGCTGGCCAGGGCACGATCGGCGTCGAGCTTGAGGAGCAGATGCCCGAGGACACGGCTGCGATCCTGATCCCCGTGGGCGGCGGTGGCCTCATCGCCGGCATCGCGACGTGGCTGCGCGCCAATCGCCCGGAGGTGAAGATCATTGGCGTGGAACCGGCGGGCGCGGCGTCGATGCACGCCGCCCTCGAGGCGGGGCAGCCGATGTCTCTGGCGAAGGTCGATCCGTTTGTGGACGGCACGGCGGTGGGCCGCACGGGTGCCCTCCCCTTCCATATCGCCTCCCAGTTTGTTGACTCCGTACTGGTCGTGCCCGAGGGTGCGGTGTGCACGGAGATGCTGGAGCTCTACCAGTCCGACGGCGTCATCGCGGAGCCCGCGGGTGCGCTCGCGTCGACGGCCGCGCACGTCTATCTGACGGACCCGGCGGATCGCAAGGCTCTGCTGGGTCGCTCCGACGGCGCGATCGTGTGTGTCGTGTCGGGCGGTAACAACGACCTGACGCGCTACGCGGAGGTGATGGAGCGTTCGCTGCGCCACGAGGGTCTGCGCCATTACTTCCTCGTGACCTTCCCGCAGCAGCCGGGCATGCTGCGCGTGTTCCTGTCCGATGTATTGGGTCCCGCGGACGATATCGTTCACTTCGAGTACACGAAGAAGAACAACCGCGAGCTCGGGCCCGCACTGGTGGGAATCGATTTGTCGAACCCGGATGACATCGACGGGCTTCGACACCGCATGGAGTCCTCGCCTCTACACGTGGAAGAACTGCCACTGGATTCGGAAATCACGCGGCTCGTGATCTAA
- a CDS encoding methylenetetrahydrofolate reductase: MPFSDDAYACPCTHDHEPTLLSFEVMPPRKPSLEEPFWKTVDELLRVRPDFMSVTYGAGGKDRSNARSTVHRLVRDTPIQPIAHLTCVGNSTDEVVSAVYDYLDSGVRTFLALRGDPPVGQEDWEPGPSGVASATELIHLIRTVEKRRCDAHPGEALRSAFKPLTIAVAAFPAGNPAAGTTPAQEVERLLVKQAAGASFAITQLFWDADVYSSFVDRARRAGVTIPIVPGLLPATDPARLRRVQDLTGIEVPEYLLTTLADYPHQDARDEFGAVFGSRLIHSVLEAGAPGVHLYTFNRSKPVLDILALMGVTPDPLRSQDCAPDTSA, encoded by the coding sequence GTGCCCTTCTCTGACGACGCCTACGCCTGTCCGTGTACCCACGACCACGAACCCACGCTCCTGTCCTTCGAGGTCATGCCCCCGCGCAAGCCCTCCCTGGAAGAACCCTTCTGGAAGACGGTCGATGAGCTGCTGCGCGTGCGCCCCGACTTCATGTCCGTCACCTACGGTGCAGGCGGCAAAGATCGCTCCAACGCCCGCTCGACGGTCCATCGCCTCGTGAGAGACACCCCGATCCAGCCGATCGCGCACCTGACCTGCGTAGGTAACTCGACCGACGAGGTCGTCTCCGCCGTCTACGACTACCTGGACTCGGGCGTGCGCACCTTCCTGGCGCTGCGCGGCGACCCGCCGGTCGGACAGGAAGACTGGGAGCCCGGTCCCAGCGGCGTCGCCAGCGCTACCGAGCTGATCCACCTGATCCGCACCGTTGAAAAGCGCCGCTGCGACGCCCACCCGGGTGAGGCCCTGCGTTCCGCCTTCAAACCCCTGACGATCGCCGTCGCGGCTTTCCCCGCGGGCAACCCTGCCGCGGGAACCACGCCCGCGCAGGAAGTCGAACGACTCCTCGTCAAGCAGGCTGCCGGCGCATCCTTCGCCATCACCCAGCTTTTCTGGGACGCCGACGTTTATTCCTCTTTCGTCGATCGCGCAAGGCGCGCCGGCGTCACCATCCCGATCGTTCCTGGCCTGCTGCCGGCCACCGACCCGGCGCGCCTGCGCCGCGTCCAGGACCTCACCGGCATTGAGGTCCCCGAATACCTGCTCACCACGCTTGCCGACTACCCCCATCAGGACGCGCGCGACGAGTTCGGTGCCGTCTTCGGCTCTCGCCTCATCCACTCCGTCTTGGAGGCGGGCGCACCCGGCGTCCACCTCTACACATTCAACAGGTCCAAGCCCGTCCTGGACATCTTGGCCCTCATGGGAGTCACGCCTGACCCACTTCGGTCCCAGGACTGTGCCCCCGACACCAGCGCCTGA
- a CDS encoding cation:proton antiporter — protein MSLPTSCLAVSGGVGHSLVAASTTSDTEGSIVSIFVIAAAAALSPLLSSLTRKRVPDVVWLLILGVLVGPNVAGLATLTEPVSVFREVGMGMLFLIAGTEIDVTQVHGRAGKRSLLTWLVCFAIGLAVSWAAVAASGTTGVAGATYVALAIALTSTALGTLLPILMEAGVMKTTIGKAVLVHGAVGELAPIVAMSLLLSARSPWASAIVLLVFVLATIVAVAIPTRFVLRHPEIGRTILHGSQTSQKTLMRVVMVVLTGLMALSAVMDLDMVLGAFAAGIIVRALAPGNFTMVEAELRTLGFSFLIPIFFVTSGMNISISAVASYPLLLIAFVGAILLVRGAPIVVLERFHGSIEGVGWLDATRIGLYGATGLPIIVAVTEVGVATGVLPSWLASLLVVAGAMSVLLFPLLAFLLGRAGGKAR, from the coding sequence ATGAGCCTGCCGACGTCTTGTCTTGCCGTGAGCGGGGGAGTGGGTCACAGCCTCGTCGCCGCATCGACGACGAGCGATACGGAGGGATCGATCGTCTCCATCTTCGTGATTGCCGCAGCTGCTGCGCTCTCACCCCTCCTGTCGTCCCTGACGCGCAAGCGTGTGCCCGACGTCGTGTGGCTGCTGATTCTCGGCGTCCTCGTCGGCCCCAACGTGGCGGGGCTGGCCACGCTCACCGAACCTGTTTCGGTGTTCCGTGAGGTCGGCATGGGTATGCTCTTTCTGATCGCGGGCACCGAGATCGACGTGACGCAGGTGCATGGGCGCGCTGGTAAGCGCTCCCTGCTCACGTGGCTCGTTTGTTTCGCGATCGGACTGGCGGTGTCGTGGGCTGCGGTCGCCGCGTCGGGCACGACAGGGGTTGCCGGCGCCACGTACGTTGCGCTCGCCATCGCTCTGACGTCGACTGCGCTCGGAACCCTGCTCCCGATCCTCATGGAGGCAGGAGTCATGAAGACCACGATCGGCAAGGCCGTCCTCGTCCACGGTGCCGTCGGTGAGCTCGCGCCCATCGTCGCCATGTCGCTGCTGCTGTCGGCTCGCAGCCCGTGGGCGTCGGCGATTGTGCTCCTGGTCTTCGTGCTCGCCACCATCGTCGCCGTCGCGATTCCTACCCGCTTCGTCCTGCGCCACCCCGAGATTGGGCGCACGATCCTGCACGGCTCGCAGACCTCGCAAAAGACGCTCATGCGCGTCGTCATGGTGGTGCTCACCGGCCTGATGGCCCTGTCTGCGGTCATGGACCTGGACATGGTACTCGGTGCCTTCGCGGCCGGCATCATCGTGCGGGCTCTGGCACCCGGAAACTTCACGATGGTCGAGGCAGAGCTGCGCACGCTCGGATTCTCCTTTCTCATCCCGATTTTCTTCGTGACCTCCGGCATGAACATCTCGATCAGCGCGGTGGCCAGCTACCCCCTCCTGCTCATCGCCTTCGTGGGTGCCATCCTTCTCGTACGTGGCGCCCCCATCGTCGTCCTCGAACGCTTCCACGGCTCGATCGAAGGGGTCGGATGGCTGGATGCGACGCGTATCGGCCTGTACGGCGCGACTGGCCTGCCCATCATCGTCGCCGTTACCGAGGTGGGGGTCGCGACGGGCGTTTTACCGTCGTGGCTGGCCTCGCTGCTCGTCGTCGCGGGTGCCATGTCGGTGCTCCTGTTCCCACTGCTTGCTTTCCTGCTCGGGCGTGCTGGTGGAAAGGCGCGCTAA
- a CDS encoding winged helix-turn-helix domain-containing protein → MPLVNTPAASVRADNDTPTSYEDFLDVLAGLRLSSSRIDIDLDRGQVILDGRDAGLSAKEHDLLAHLAANTDRCVTRDELFASVWADSELGSDSRTVDAHIRRLRKKLSILPDLISTVRGEGYRFNSTPSVRVRVSRPVTLAA, encoded by the coding sequence ATGCCACTCGTCAACACCCCTGCCGCCTCCGTCCGCGCCGACAACGACACCCCCACCTCCTACGAGGATTTCCTTGATGTGCTGGCCGGCCTGCGACTGAGCTCCTCCCGCATCGACATTGACCTCGACCGCGGACAGGTGATCCTCGACGGACGCGACGCAGGCCTGTCCGCCAAGGAGCACGACCTCCTGGCCCACCTCGCCGCCAACACCGATCGTTGCGTCACCCGTGACGAACTCTTCGCCTCCGTGTGGGCGGACTCCGAGCTCGGCTCCGACTCGCGCACCGTCGACGCCCACATCCGCCGCTTGCGTAAGAAGCTGTCCATCCTGCCCGACCTGATCTCCACGGTCCGCGGCGAAGGCTACCGCTTCAACTCCACACCCTCCGTGCGCGTGCGCGTCAGCCGCCCCGTCACCCTCGCCGCCTGA